The Canis aureus isolate CA01 chromosome 9, VMU_Caureus_v.1.0, whole genome shotgun sequence genome has a segment encoding these proteins:
- the BEGAIN gene encoding brain-enriched guanylate kinase-associated protein isoform X8, producing MGSHQSSQASAADMEKLSALQEQKGELRKRLSYTTHKLEKLETEFDSTRHYLEIELRRAQEELEKVTEKLRRIQSNYMALQRINQELEDKLYRMGQHYEEEKRALSHEIVALNSHLLEAKVTIDKLSEDNELYRKDCNLAAQLLQCSQTYGRVHKVSELPSDFQERVSLHMEKHGCSLPSPLCHPAYADSVPTCVIAKVLEKPDPSSLSSRLSDASARDLAFREGVEKQGPRPPYKGDIYCSDTALYCPEERRRSRRPSVDAPVSDVGFLRAQNSTDSAAEDEEEAEAEAAAFPAGFRHEAFPGYAASLPTSSSYSSFSATSEEKEHAQASTLTASQQAIYLNSRDELFDRKPPAAAAAAAAYEGSPRFAKAAAGVAAPLEAEVAPGFARTVSPYPAEPFRFPASPGPRQALMPPNLWSLRAKPGSARLPGEDARGQWRPLSVEDVGAYSYPAPAAGRASPCSFSERYYGSGGGSPGKKAEGRASPLYASYKADSFSEGDDLSQGHLAEPRFLRAGGDLSLSPGRAADPLPGYAPSPGDAERLGVQLCGPGGSPEPEHSPHSSRDSLEPSSMEASPEMHPAARLSPQPAFPRTGGSGLSRKDSLTKAQLYGTLLN from the exons CGCGCTGCAGGAGCAGAAGGGCGAGCTGCGCAAGCGGCTGTCCTACACCACGCACAAGCTCGAGAAGCTCGAGACCGAGTTCGACTCCACGCGCCACTACCTGGAGATCGAGCTGCGGCGCGCGCAGGAGGAGCTTGAGAAGGTCACCGAGAAGCTGCGCAG GATTCAGAGCAACTACATGGCGCTGCAGAGGATCAACCAGGAGCTGGAAGACAAGCTGTACCGCATG ggccAGCACTATGAAGAAGAGAAGCGAGCGCTGAGCCACGAGATCGTTGCCCTCAACAGCCACCTGCTGGAGGCCAAGGTGACCATCGACAAGCTGTCGGAGGACAAT GAGCTCTACAGGAAGGACTGCAATCTAGCGGCGCAGCTCCTTCAGTGCAGCCAGACCTACGGCAGGGTCCATAAGGTGTCCGAG CTGCCCTCTGACTTCCAGGAGCGCGTGAGCCTGCACATGGAGAAGCACGGCTGCAGCCTGCCCTCCCCGCTCTGCCACCCGGCCTATGCCGACAGCGTCCCCACCTGCGTCATCGCCAAGGTGCTGGAGAAGCCCGACCCCAGCAGCCTGTCCTCGCGCCTGTCGGACGCCTCGGCCCGCGACCTGGCCTTTCGGGAGGGGGTGGAGAAGCAGGGCCCGCGGCCCCCCTACAAGGGCGACATCTACTGCAGCGACACGGCCCTCTACTGCCCCGAGGAGCGGCGGCGCTCCCGGCGGCCCAGCGTGGACGCGCCCGTGAGCGACGTGGGCTTCCTGCGGGCCCAGAACTCCACCGACAGCGCGGCCGAGGACGAGGaggaggccgaggccgaggcggCCGCCTTCCCCGCGGGCTTCCGGCACGAGGCCTTCCCGGGCTACGCGGCCTCCCTGCCCACGTCCAGCTCCTACTCGAGCTTCAGCGCCACGTCGGAGGAGAAGGAGCACGCCCAGGCCAGCACGCTCACCGCCTCGCAGCAGGCCATCTACCTGAACAGCCGCGACGAGCTCTTCGACCGCaagccgcccgccgccgccgccgccgccgccgcctacGAGGGCAGCCCGCGCTTCGCCAAGGCCGCGGCCGGCGTGGCGGCCCCGCTCGAGGCCGAGGTGGCGCCGGGCTTCGCGCGGACCGTGTCCCCGTACCCGGCCGAGCCCTTCCGCTTCCCCGCGTCCCCGGGCCCGCGGCAGGCCCTGATGCCCCCAAACCTGTGGAGCCTGCGGGCCAAGCCGGGGTCGGCCCGGCTCCCCGGGGAGGACGCGCGGGGCCAGTGGCGGCCGCTGAGCGTGGAGGACGTGGGCGCCTACTCGTACCCGGCCCCCGCCGCGGGCCGCGCGTCGCCCTGCAGCTTCTCGGAACGCTACtacggcagcggcggcggcagcccCGGCAAGAAGGCCGAGGGCCGCGCCAGCCCCCTCTACGCCAGCTACAAGGCCGACAGCTTCTCCGAGGGGGACGACCTCTCGCAGGGCCACCTGGCCGAGCCTCGCTTCCTCCGCGCCGGCGGCGACCTGAGCCTGAGCCCCGGCCGCGCGGCCGACCCGCTGCCCGGCTACGCGCCCAGCCCGGGGGACGCCGAGAGGCTCGGGGTGCAGCTGTGCGGGCCGGGCGGCAGCCCCGAGCCCGAGCACAGCCCCCACAGCTCCAGGGACTCCCTGGAGCCCAGCTCCATGGAGGCGTCCCCGGAGATGCACCCCGCCGCCCGCCTCAGCCCCCAGCCGGCCTTCCCGCGGACTGGTGGCTCGGGGCTCAGCCGCAAGGACAGCCTCACGAAGGCCCAGCTCTACGGAACCTTGCTCAACTGA
- the BEGAIN gene encoding brain-enriched guanylate kinase-associated protein isoform X9, with translation MPSPSDRASAADMEKLSALQEQKGELRKRLSYTTHKLEKLETEFDSTRHYLEIELRRAQEELEKVTEKLRRIQSNYMALQRINQELEDKLYRMGQHYEEEKRALSHEIVALNSHLLEAKVTIDKLSEDNELYRKDCNLAAQLLQCSQTYGRVHKVSELPSDFQERVSLHMEKHGCSLPSPLCHPAYADSVPTCVIAKVLEKPDPSSLSSRLSDASARDLAFREGVEKQGPRPPYKGDIYCSDTALYCPEERRRSRRPSVDAPVSDVGFLRAQNSTDSAAEDEEEAEAEAAAFPAGFRHEAFPGYAASLPTSSSYSSFSATSEEKEHAQASTLTASQQAIYLNSRDELFDRKPPAAAAAAAAYEGSPRFAKAAAGVAAPLEAEVAPGFARTVSPYPAEPFRFPASPGPRQALMPPNLWSLRAKPGSARLPGEDARGQWRPLSVEDVGAYSYPAPAAGRASPCSFSERYYGSGGGSPGKKAEGRASPLYASYKADSFSEGDDLSQGHLAEPRFLRAGGDLSLSPGRAADPLPGYAPSPGDAERLGVQLCGPGGSPEPEHSPHSSRDSLEPSSMEASPEMHPAARLSPQPAFPRTGGSGLSRKDSLTKAQLYGTLLN, from the exons CGCGCTGCAGGAGCAGAAGGGCGAGCTGCGCAAGCGGCTGTCCTACACCACGCACAAGCTCGAGAAGCTCGAGACCGAGTTCGACTCCACGCGCCACTACCTGGAGATCGAGCTGCGGCGCGCGCAGGAGGAGCTTGAGAAGGTCACCGAGAAGCTGCGCAG GATTCAGAGCAACTACATGGCGCTGCAGAGGATCAACCAGGAGCTGGAAGACAAGCTGTACCGCATG ggccAGCACTATGAAGAAGAGAAGCGAGCGCTGAGCCACGAGATCGTTGCCCTCAACAGCCACCTGCTGGAGGCCAAGGTGACCATCGACAAGCTGTCGGAGGACAAT GAGCTCTACAGGAAGGACTGCAATCTAGCGGCGCAGCTCCTTCAGTGCAGCCAGACCTACGGCAGGGTCCATAAGGTGTCCGAG CTGCCCTCTGACTTCCAGGAGCGCGTGAGCCTGCACATGGAGAAGCACGGCTGCAGCCTGCCCTCCCCGCTCTGCCACCCGGCCTATGCCGACAGCGTCCCCACCTGCGTCATCGCCAAGGTGCTGGAGAAGCCCGACCCCAGCAGCCTGTCCTCGCGCCTGTCGGACGCCTCGGCCCGCGACCTGGCCTTTCGGGAGGGGGTGGAGAAGCAGGGCCCGCGGCCCCCCTACAAGGGCGACATCTACTGCAGCGACACGGCCCTCTACTGCCCCGAGGAGCGGCGGCGCTCCCGGCGGCCCAGCGTGGACGCGCCCGTGAGCGACGTGGGCTTCCTGCGGGCCCAGAACTCCACCGACAGCGCGGCCGAGGACGAGGaggaggccgaggccgaggcggCCGCCTTCCCCGCGGGCTTCCGGCACGAGGCCTTCCCGGGCTACGCGGCCTCCCTGCCCACGTCCAGCTCCTACTCGAGCTTCAGCGCCACGTCGGAGGAGAAGGAGCACGCCCAGGCCAGCACGCTCACCGCCTCGCAGCAGGCCATCTACCTGAACAGCCGCGACGAGCTCTTCGACCGCaagccgcccgccgccgccgccgccgccgccgcctacGAGGGCAGCCCGCGCTTCGCCAAGGCCGCGGCCGGCGTGGCGGCCCCGCTCGAGGCCGAGGTGGCGCCGGGCTTCGCGCGGACCGTGTCCCCGTACCCGGCCGAGCCCTTCCGCTTCCCCGCGTCCCCGGGCCCGCGGCAGGCCCTGATGCCCCCAAACCTGTGGAGCCTGCGGGCCAAGCCGGGGTCGGCCCGGCTCCCCGGGGAGGACGCGCGGGGCCAGTGGCGGCCGCTGAGCGTGGAGGACGTGGGCGCCTACTCGTACCCGGCCCCCGCCGCGGGCCGCGCGTCGCCCTGCAGCTTCTCGGAACGCTACtacggcagcggcggcggcagcccCGGCAAGAAGGCCGAGGGCCGCGCCAGCCCCCTCTACGCCAGCTACAAGGCCGACAGCTTCTCCGAGGGGGACGACCTCTCGCAGGGCCACCTGGCCGAGCCTCGCTTCCTCCGCGCCGGCGGCGACCTGAGCCTGAGCCCCGGCCGCGCGGCCGACCCGCTGCCCGGCTACGCGCCCAGCCCGGGGGACGCCGAGAGGCTCGGGGTGCAGCTGTGCGGGCCGGGCGGCAGCCCCGAGCCCGAGCACAGCCCCCACAGCTCCAGGGACTCCCTGGAGCCCAGCTCCATGGAGGCGTCCCCGGAGATGCACCCCGCCGCCCGCCTCAGCCCCCAGCCGGCCTTCCCGCGGACTGGTGGCTCGGGGCTCAGCCGCAAGGACAGCCTCACGAAGGCCCAGCTCTACGGAACCTTGCTCAACTGA
- the BEGAIN gene encoding brain-enriched guanylate kinase-associated protein isoform X4 has protein sequence MPSPSDRASAADMEKLRLRSPWVPSCLGQPRILQGRLARSSPSLWDSALQEQKGELRKRLSYTTHKLEKLETEFDSTRHYLEIELRRAQEELEKVTEKLRRIQSNYMALQRINQELEDKLYRMGQHYEEEKRALSHEIVALNSHLLEAKVTIDKLSEDNELYRKDCNLAAQLLQCSQTYGRVHKVSELPSDFQERVSLHMEKHGCSLPSPLCHPAYADSVPTCVIAKVLEKPDPSSLSSRLSDASARDLAFREGVEKQGPRPPYKGDIYCSDTALYCPEERRRSRRPSVDAPVSDVGFLRAQNSTDSAAEDEEEAEAEAAAFPAGFRHEAFPGYAASLPTSSSYSSFSATSEEKEHAQASTLTASQQAIYLNSRDELFDRKPPAAAAAAAAYEGSPRFAKAAAGVAAPLEAEVAPGFARTVSPYPAEPFRFPASPGPRQALMPPNLWSLRAKPGSARLPGEDARGQWRPLSVEDVGAYSYPAPAAGRASPCSFSERYYGSGGGSPGKKAEGRASPLYASYKADSFSEGDDLSQGHLAEPRFLRAGGDLSLSPGRAADPLPGYAPSPGDAERLGVQLCGPGGSPEPEHSPHSSRDSLEPSSMEASPEMHPAARLSPQPAFPRTGGSGLSRKDSLTKAQLYGTLLN, from the exons GCTGCGCAGCCCCTGGGTGCCCTCGTGCCTCGGGCAGCCCCGCATCCTGCAGGGCCGACTGGCCAGGTCCTCGCCCTCGCTCTGGGACAG CGCGCTGCAGGAGCAGAAGGGCGAGCTGCGCAAGCGGCTGTCCTACACCACGCACAAGCTCGAGAAGCTCGAGACCGAGTTCGACTCCACGCGCCACTACCTGGAGATCGAGCTGCGGCGCGCGCAGGAGGAGCTTGAGAAGGTCACCGAGAAGCTGCGCAG GATTCAGAGCAACTACATGGCGCTGCAGAGGATCAACCAGGAGCTGGAAGACAAGCTGTACCGCATG ggccAGCACTATGAAGAAGAGAAGCGAGCGCTGAGCCACGAGATCGTTGCCCTCAACAGCCACCTGCTGGAGGCCAAGGTGACCATCGACAAGCTGTCGGAGGACAAT GAGCTCTACAGGAAGGACTGCAATCTAGCGGCGCAGCTCCTTCAGTGCAGCCAGACCTACGGCAGGGTCCATAAGGTGTCCGAG CTGCCCTCTGACTTCCAGGAGCGCGTGAGCCTGCACATGGAGAAGCACGGCTGCAGCCTGCCCTCCCCGCTCTGCCACCCGGCCTATGCCGACAGCGTCCCCACCTGCGTCATCGCCAAGGTGCTGGAGAAGCCCGACCCCAGCAGCCTGTCCTCGCGCCTGTCGGACGCCTCGGCCCGCGACCTGGCCTTTCGGGAGGGGGTGGAGAAGCAGGGCCCGCGGCCCCCCTACAAGGGCGACATCTACTGCAGCGACACGGCCCTCTACTGCCCCGAGGAGCGGCGGCGCTCCCGGCGGCCCAGCGTGGACGCGCCCGTGAGCGACGTGGGCTTCCTGCGGGCCCAGAACTCCACCGACAGCGCGGCCGAGGACGAGGaggaggccgaggccgaggcggCCGCCTTCCCCGCGGGCTTCCGGCACGAGGCCTTCCCGGGCTACGCGGCCTCCCTGCCCACGTCCAGCTCCTACTCGAGCTTCAGCGCCACGTCGGAGGAGAAGGAGCACGCCCAGGCCAGCACGCTCACCGCCTCGCAGCAGGCCATCTACCTGAACAGCCGCGACGAGCTCTTCGACCGCaagccgcccgccgccgccgccgccgccgccgcctacGAGGGCAGCCCGCGCTTCGCCAAGGCCGCGGCCGGCGTGGCGGCCCCGCTCGAGGCCGAGGTGGCGCCGGGCTTCGCGCGGACCGTGTCCCCGTACCCGGCCGAGCCCTTCCGCTTCCCCGCGTCCCCGGGCCCGCGGCAGGCCCTGATGCCCCCAAACCTGTGGAGCCTGCGGGCCAAGCCGGGGTCGGCCCGGCTCCCCGGGGAGGACGCGCGGGGCCAGTGGCGGCCGCTGAGCGTGGAGGACGTGGGCGCCTACTCGTACCCGGCCCCCGCCGCGGGCCGCGCGTCGCCCTGCAGCTTCTCGGAACGCTACtacggcagcggcggcggcagcccCGGCAAGAAGGCCGAGGGCCGCGCCAGCCCCCTCTACGCCAGCTACAAGGCCGACAGCTTCTCCGAGGGGGACGACCTCTCGCAGGGCCACCTGGCCGAGCCTCGCTTCCTCCGCGCCGGCGGCGACCTGAGCCTGAGCCCCGGCCGCGCGGCCGACCCGCTGCCCGGCTACGCGCCCAGCCCGGGGGACGCCGAGAGGCTCGGGGTGCAGCTGTGCGGGCCGGGCGGCAGCCCCGAGCCCGAGCACAGCCCCCACAGCTCCAGGGACTCCCTGGAGCCCAGCTCCATGGAGGCGTCCCCGGAGATGCACCCCGCCGCCCGCCTCAGCCCCCAGCCGGCCTTCCCGCGGACTGGTGGCTCGGGGCTCAGCCGCAAGGACAGCCTCACGAAGGCCCAGCTCTACGGAACCTTGCTCAACTGA
- the BEGAIN gene encoding brain-enriched guanylate kinase-associated protein isoform X1: protein MWTGGRRPGRLRRAASAADMEKLRLRSPWVPSCLGQPRILQGRLARSSPSLWDSALQEQKGELRKRLSYTTHKLEKLETEFDSTRHYLEIELRRAQEELEKVTEKLRRIQSNYMALQRINQELEDKLYRMGQHYEEEKRALSHEIVALNSHLLEAKVTIDKLSEDNELYRKDCNLAAQLLQCSQTYGRVHKVSELPSDFQERVSLHMEKHGCSLPSPLCHPAYADSVPTCVIAKVLEKPDPSSLSSRLSDASARDLAFREGVEKQGPRPPYKGDIYCSDTALYCPEERRRSRRPSVDAPVSDVGFLRAQNSTDSAAEDEEEAEAEAAAFPAGFRHEAFPGYAASLPTSSSYSSFSATSEEKEHAQASTLTASQQAIYLNSRDELFDRKPPAAAAAAAAYEGSPRFAKAAAGVAAPLEAEVAPGFARTVSPYPAEPFRFPASPGPRQALMPPNLWSLRAKPGSARLPGEDARGQWRPLSVEDVGAYSYPAPAAGRASPCSFSERYYGSGGGSPGKKAEGRASPLYASYKADSFSEGDDLSQGHLAEPRFLRAGGDLSLSPGRAADPLPGYAPSPGDAERLGVQLCGPGGSPEPEHSPHSSRDSLEPSSMEASPEMHPAARLSPQPAFPRTGGSGLSRKDSLTKAQLYGTLLN, encoded by the exons GCTGCGCAGCCCCTGGGTGCCCTCGTGCCTCGGGCAGCCCCGCATCCTGCAGGGCCGACTGGCCAGGTCCTCGCCCTCGCTCTGGGACAG CGCGCTGCAGGAGCAGAAGGGCGAGCTGCGCAAGCGGCTGTCCTACACCACGCACAAGCTCGAGAAGCTCGAGACCGAGTTCGACTCCACGCGCCACTACCTGGAGATCGAGCTGCGGCGCGCGCAGGAGGAGCTTGAGAAGGTCACCGAGAAGCTGCGCAG GATTCAGAGCAACTACATGGCGCTGCAGAGGATCAACCAGGAGCTGGAAGACAAGCTGTACCGCATG ggccAGCACTATGAAGAAGAGAAGCGAGCGCTGAGCCACGAGATCGTTGCCCTCAACAGCCACCTGCTGGAGGCCAAGGTGACCATCGACAAGCTGTCGGAGGACAAT GAGCTCTACAGGAAGGACTGCAATCTAGCGGCGCAGCTCCTTCAGTGCAGCCAGACCTACGGCAGGGTCCATAAGGTGTCCGAG CTGCCCTCTGACTTCCAGGAGCGCGTGAGCCTGCACATGGAGAAGCACGGCTGCAGCCTGCCCTCCCCGCTCTGCCACCCGGCCTATGCCGACAGCGTCCCCACCTGCGTCATCGCCAAGGTGCTGGAGAAGCCCGACCCCAGCAGCCTGTCCTCGCGCCTGTCGGACGCCTCGGCCCGCGACCTGGCCTTTCGGGAGGGGGTGGAGAAGCAGGGCCCGCGGCCCCCCTACAAGGGCGACATCTACTGCAGCGACACGGCCCTCTACTGCCCCGAGGAGCGGCGGCGCTCCCGGCGGCCCAGCGTGGACGCGCCCGTGAGCGACGTGGGCTTCCTGCGGGCCCAGAACTCCACCGACAGCGCGGCCGAGGACGAGGaggaggccgaggccgaggcggCCGCCTTCCCCGCGGGCTTCCGGCACGAGGCCTTCCCGGGCTACGCGGCCTCCCTGCCCACGTCCAGCTCCTACTCGAGCTTCAGCGCCACGTCGGAGGAGAAGGAGCACGCCCAGGCCAGCACGCTCACCGCCTCGCAGCAGGCCATCTACCTGAACAGCCGCGACGAGCTCTTCGACCGCaagccgcccgccgccgccgccgccgccgccgcctacGAGGGCAGCCCGCGCTTCGCCAAGGCCGCGGCCGGCGTGGCGGCCCCGCTCGAGGCCGAGGTGGCGCCGGGCTTCGCGCGGACCGTGTCCCCGTACCCGGCCGAGCCCTTCCGCTTCCCCGCGTCCCCGGGCCCGCGGCAGGCCCTGATGCCCCCAAACCTGTGGAGCCTGCGGGCCAAGCCGGGGTCGGCCCGGCTCCCCGGGGAGGACGCGCGGGGCCAGTGGCGGCCGCTGAGCGTGGAGGACGTGGGCGCCTACTCGTACCCGGCCCCCGCCGCGGGCCGCGCGTCGCCCTGCAGCTTCTCGGAACGCTACtacggcagcggcggcggcagcccCGGCAAGAAGGCCGAGGGCCGCGCCAGCCCCCTCTACGCCAGCTACAAGGCCGACAGCTTCTCCGAGGGGGACGACCTCTCGCAGGGCCACCTGGCCGAGCCTCGCTTCCTCCGCGCCGGCGGCGACCTGAGCCTGAGCCCCGGCCGCGCGGCCGACCCGCTGCCCGGCTACGCGCCCAGCCCGGGGGACGCCGAGAGGCTCGGGGTGCAGCTGTGCGGGCCGGGCGGCAGCCCCGAGCCCGAGCACAGCCCCCACAGCTCCAGGGACTCCCTGGAGCCCAGCTCCATGGAGGCGTCCCCGGAGATGCACCCCGCCGCCCGCCTCAGCCCCCAGCCGGCCTTCCCGCGGACTGGTGGCTCGGGGCTCAGCCGCAAGGACAGCCTCACGAAGGCCCAGCTCTACGGAACCTTGCTCAACTGA
- the BEGAIN gene encoding brain-enriched guanylate kinase-associated protein isoform X5 produces MEKLRLRSPWVPSCLGQPRILQGRLARSSPSLWDSALQEQKGELRKRLSYTTHKLEKLETEFDSTRHYLEIELRRAQEELEKVTEKLRRIQSNYMALQRINQELEDKLYRMGQHYEEEKRALSHEIVALNSHLLEAKVTIDKLSEDNELYRKDCNLAAQLLQCSQTYGRVHKVSELPSDFQERVSLHMEKHGCSLPSPLCHPAYADSVPTCVIAKVLEKPDPSSLSSRLSDASARDLAFREGVEKQGPRPPYKGDIYCSDTALYCPEERRRSRRPSVDAPVSDVGFLRAQNSTDSAAEDEEEAEAEAAAFPAGFRHEAFPGYAASLPTSSSYSSFSATSEEKEHAQASTLTASQQAIYLNSRDELFDRKPPAAAAAAAAYEGSPRFAKAAAGVAAPLEAEVAPGFARTVSPYPAEPFRFPASPGPRQALMPPNLWSLRAKPGSARLPGEDARGQWRPLSVEDVGAYSYPAPAAGRASPCSFSERYYGSGGGSPGKKAEGRASPLYASYKADSFSEGDDLSQGHLAEPRFLRAGGDLSLSPGRAADPLPGYAPSPGDAERLGVQLCGPGGSPEPEHSPHSSRDSLEPSSMEASPEMHPAARLSPQPAFPRTGGSGLSRKDSLTKAQLYGTLLN; encoded by the exons GCTGCGCAGCCCCTGGGTGCCCTCGTGCCTCGGGCAGCCCCGCATCCTGCAGGGCCGACTGGCCAGGTCCTCGCCCTCGCTCTGGGACAG CGCGCTGCAGGAGCAGAAGGGCGAGCTGCGCAAGCGGCTGTCCTACACCACGCACAAGCTCGAGAAGCTCGAGACCGAGTTCGACTCCACGCGCCACTACCTGGAGATCGAGCTGCGGCGCGCGCAGGAGGAGCTTGAGAAGGTCACCGAGAAGCTGCGCAG GATTCAGAGCAACTACATGGCGCTGCAGAGGATCAACCAGGAGCTGGAAGACAAGCTGTACCGCATG ggccAGCACTATGAAGAAGAGAAGCGAGCGCTGAGCCACGAGATCGTTGCCCTCAACAGCCACCTGCTGGAGGCCAAGGTGACCATCGACAAGCTGTCGGAGGACAAT GAGCTCTACAGGAAGGACTGCAATCTAGCGGCGCAGCTCCTTCAGTGCAGCCAGACCTACGGCAGGGTCCATAAGGTGTCCGAG CTGCCCTCTGACTTCCAGGAGCGCGTGAGCCTGCACATGGAGAAGCACGGCTGCAGCCTGCCCTCCCCGCTCTGCCACCCGGCCTATGCCGACAGCGTCCCCACCTGCGTCATCGCCAAGGTGCTGGAGAAGCCCGACCCCAGCAGCCTGTCCTCGCGCCTGTCGGACGCCTCGGCCCGCGACCTGGCCTTTCGGGAGGGGGTGGAGAAGCAGGGCCCGCGGCCCCCCTACAAGGGCGACATCTACTGCAGCGACACGGCCCTCTACTGCCCCGAGGAGCGGCGGCGCTCCCGGCGGCCCAGCGTGGACGCGCCCGTGAGCGACGTGGGCTTCCTGCGGGCCCAGAACTCCACCGACAGCGCGGCCGAGGACGAGGaggaggccgaggccgaggcggCCGCCTTCCCCGCGGGCTTCCGGCACGAGGCCTTCCCGGGCTACGCGGCCTCCCTGCCCACGTCCAGCTCCTACTCGAGCTTCAGCGCCACGTCGGAGGAGAAGGAGCACGCCCAGGCCAGCACGCTCACCGCCTCGCAGCAGGCCATCTACCTGAACAGCCGCGACGAGCTCTTCGACCGCaagccgcccgccgccgccgccgccgccgccgcctacGAGGGCAGCCCGCGCTTCGCCAAGGCCGCGGCCGGCGTGGCGGCCCCGCTCGAGGCCGAGGTGGCGCCGGGCTTCGCGCGGACCGTGTCCCCGTACCCGGCCGAGCCCTTCCGCTTCCCCGCGTCCCCGGGCCCGCGGCAGGCCCTGATGCCCCCAAACCTGTGGAGCCTGCGGGCCAAGCCGGGGTCGGCCCGGCTCCCCGGGGAGGACGCGCGGGGCCAGTGGCGGCCGCTGAGCGTGGAGGACGTGGGCGCCTACTCGTACCCGGCCCCCGCCGCGGGCCGCGCGTCGCCCTGCAGCTTCTCGGAACGCTACtacggcagcggcggcggcagcccCGGCAAGAAGGCCGAGGGCCGCGCCAGCCCCCTCTACGCCAGCTACAAGGCCGACAGCTTCTCCGAGGGGGACGACCTCTCGCAGGGCCACCTGGCCGAGCCTCGCTTCCTCCGCGCCGGCGGCGACCTGAGCCTGAGCCCCGGCCGCGCGGCCGACCCGCTGCCCGGCTACGCGCCCAGCCCGGGGGACGCCGAGAGGCTCGGGGTGCAGCTGTGCGGGCCGGGCGGCAGCCCCGAGCCCGAGCACAGCCCCCACAGCTCCAGGGACTCCCTGGAGCCCAGCTCCATGGAGGCGTCCCCGGAGATGCACCCCGCCGCCCGCCTCAGCCCCCAGCCGGCCTTCCCGCGGACTGGTGGCTCGGGGCTCAGCCGCAAGGACAGCCTCACGAAGGCCCAGCTCTACGGAACCTTGCTCAACTGA